One part of the Lycium ferocissimum isolate CSIRO_LF1 chromosome 8, AGI_CSIRO_Lferr_CH_V1, whole genome shotgun sequence genome encodes these proteins:
- the LOC132065982 gene encoding probable inactive poly [ADP-ribose] polymerase SRO2: MEQLGVDEQVSMTIEKEEMLLSSNSEAESPSPPFDDYFRLLKRNGMIKLEERDKKHDIIEAGFLSGMGQFAKEVEVVSIHKNSCTTILGQARLEGFRIHSEAMRKKCGGNDNSKYAWFGSSKDEICNIISHGFSTTTEPKFGDCFGIGVYLYPTNIDGVLSAVEDENGLRHMLLCRVILGNTEVIEAGSTQFQPTCEYFDSGVDNLLAPKRYIIWGSYMNSHILPNFLVSFKGPNFLLGNSSKIKKVPSKPTSRIKFHDLFRVLSKFLHPSRTVLISKYYEDFQRNKISKLVLVRKLRQIAGDTSLRAVMKLYPNTIKQIGEKSLLLPHKGM, translated from the exons ATGGAGCAACTTGGAGTAGATGAACAAGTTTCCATGACAATAGAGAAGGAAGAAATGTTACTCTCTTCGAATTCCGAAGCCGAGTCTCCTAGTCCACCATTTGATGATTATTTCAG GTTATTAAAGAGAAATGGGATGATCAAACTAGAGGAACGTGACAAAAAGCATGATATAATTGAGGCTGGATTTCTTAGTGGAATGGGGCAATTTGCAaaggaagttgaagttgtgtctATACACAAGAATTCCTGTACGACTATATTAGGGCAAGCAAGATTGGAAGGTTTTCGCATTCACTCTGAAGCAATGCGCAAGAAATGCGGTGGAAATGACAATAGTAAATATGCTTGGTTTGGTTCTTCTAAAGATGaaatttgtaatattatttcTCATGGATTTTCTACAACGACGGAGCCAAAATTTGGAGATTGTTTTGGTATTGGTGTTTATCTTTATCCCACAAACATCGATGG GGTATTATCTGCCGTGGAAGATGAGAATGGATTAAGGCATATGTTACTTTGCCGAGTAATCTTAGGAAACACGGAAGTGATTGAGGCTGGATCCACACAATTTCAGCcaacttgtgaatattttgaCTCTGGGGTTGATAATTTATTGGCTCCTAAAAGATACATAATTTGGGGTTCCTACATGAATTCTCATATTTTACCAAACTTTCTGGTAAGTTTCAAGGGTCCTAATTTCTTATTAG gtaattcttcaaaaatcaagaaGGTTCCGTCGAAGCCCACTTCTCGTATAAAGTTTCATGACTTATTTCGTGTGCTTTCCAAGTTTTTACATCCTTCAAGAACGGTTTTGATCTCAAAATACTATGAAGactttc AGCGAAATAAGATCTCAAAATTGGTACTGGTTCGCAAGCTAAGGCAAATAGCTGGAGATACGTCATTAAGAGCTGTTATGAAATTGTATCCAAATACTATTAAG CAAATTGGAGAGAAGAGCTTGTTGCTTCCCCACAAAGGAATGTGA